Proteins encoded by one window of Pseudomonas tructae:
- a CDS encoding segregation and condensation protein A, whose translation MEVFLEAFEGPLDLLLYLIRKQNVDILDIPVAEITRQYMGYVELMKTVRLELAAEYLVMAAMLAEIKSRMLLPRSVEIEEEEADPRAELIRRLQEYERFKAAAEGIDGLSRVGREVLVPRLDAPQAKVRKLLPEVSLEELLVSMAEVLRRGDLFESHQVSREALSTRERMSDVLERLKGGGFVPFVELFTAEEGKLGVVVTFMAILELVKESLIELVQNEPFAPIHVRARAE comes from the coding sequence CTGGAAGTGTTTCTAGAGGCCTTTGAGGGGCCGCTGGACCTGCTGCTGTACCTGATTCGCAAGCAGAACGTCGACATTCTCGACATCCCGGTGGCGGAAATTACCCGCCAGTACATGGGCTATGTCGAGCTGATGAAAACCGTGCGCCTGGAACTGGCTGCCGAATATCTGGTGATGGCGGCAATGCTGGCCGAGATCAAGTCACGGATGCTGCTGCCGCGTTCCGTCGAAATCGAGGAAGAGGAAGCTGATCCGCGCGCCGAGCTGATCCGCCGCCTGCAGGAGTATGAGCGCTTCAAGGCTGCCGCCGAAGGCATCGATGGCCTCAGCCGGGTTGGCCGCGAGGTGCTTGTGCCGCGCCTGGACGCCCCGCAGGCCAAGGTGCGCAAGTTGCTGCCGGAGGTCAGCCTGGAGGAGCTGTTGGTGTCGATGGCCGAAGTGCTGCGCCGCGGCGACCTGTTCGAAAGCCATCAGGTCAGTCGCGAAGCGTTGTCGACCCGGGAGCGCATGAGTGATGTGCTCGAGCGCCTCAAGGGCGGCGGTTTCGTACCCTTCGTCGAACTGTTCACGGCCGAGGAAGGCAAGCTCGGTGTGGTGGTGACCTTCATGGCGATTCTCGAACTGGTCAAGGAATCCTTGATCGAATTGGTGCAAAATGAGCCTTTTGCCCCGATCCATGTCCGCGCCCGCGCCGAGTGA
- the scpB gene encoding SMC-Scp complex subunit ScpB has translation MNLNEPRDLAPLLEAFLLASGKPQSLERLYELFEEAERPEPAVFKKALEVLRKSCNGRAFELKEVASGYRLQIREDYAPWVGRLWEERPQRYSRALLETMALIAYRQPITRGEIEDVRGVAVNTNIIKTLLEREWIRIVGYREVPGKPAMFATTKAFLDHFNLKNLDELPPLAELREMEPEPEPVLELDDAPVPAHLQALADASAEPQAPQEETSFRSLLTELDAMEEGLKTDFDDLVDETQVDLDDEPLAIEPQSPPQ, from the coding sequence ATGAACCTGAATGAACCGCGCGACCTGGCGCCCCTGCTGGAGGCATTTTTGCTTGCCTCGGGTAAACCGCAATCCCTCGAGCGCCTGTACGAGCTGTTCGAGGAGGCCGAGCGTCCGGAACCTGCAGTGTTCAAAAAGGCCCTGGAAGTGTTGCGCAAATCCTGTAACGGCCGTGCCTTCGAACTCAAGGAAGTGGCCTCGGGGTACCGCCTGCAGATTCGCGAGGACTACGCGCCCTGGGTGGGCCGCTTGTGGGAAGAGCGCCCGCAGCGCTATTCCAGGGCGTTGCTCGAGACCATGGCGCTGATTGCCTATCGCCAGCCCATCACCCGCGGTGAAATCGAAGACGTGCGCGGTGTGGCGGTCAACACCAACATCATCAAGACCCTGCTCGAACGCGAGTGGATTCGCATCGTCGGCTACCGCGAAGTGCCGGGCAAGCCAGCAATGTTCGCCACCACCAAGGCCTTTCTCGATCATTTCAACCTGAAAAACCTCGACGAGTTGCCGCCCCTGGCCGAGCTGCGTGAGATGGAGCCTGAGCCCGAACCTGTGCTGGAACTGGACGACGCACCGGTACCGGCGCACTTGCAGGCCTTGGCCGATGCCAGCGCCGAGCCACAGGCGCCTCAGGAAGAAACCAGCTTCCGCAGCTTGCTCACCGAGCTGGATGCCATGGAGGAAGGGCTCAAGACCGATTTCGACGACCTGGTCGACGAAACACAGGTCGACCTCGACGACGAGCCGTTGGCAATCGAGCCACAGTCGCCCCCTCAGTAA
- the rluB gene encoding 23S rRNA pseudouridine(2605) synthase RluB: MSEKDLQEAQPLPPSGEKLQKVLARIGVGSRRDVEAWIGQGRIKVNGVNATLGQRVDLHDAISVDGRVIKREEAAETVRRVIMYNKPDGEICTRDDPEGRPTVFDRLPRPKEGRWINIGRLDINTTGLLMFTTDGELANRLMHPSYEMDREYAVRVRGEVDEDMIARLKAGVVLEDGPARFTDIQEAPGGEGFNHWYHCVVMEGRNREVRRLWESQGLVVSRLKRVRFGPVFLNSDLPMGRWREMSQQEVDILAAEVGLTPVAMPTLNHKSKDKLERLQRKSTRPLGRGERVRTLRPAQDAATGERPARQPRTEGERPARQPRGDERPARQPRGEAPRKDSGRGKSTVAERPSDMNKRGKPAPKRPGSTRNKPRP, translated from the coding sequence ATGAGTGAAAAAGACCTGCAAGAAGCCCAGCCATTGCCGCCATCAGGCGAGAAACTGCAAAAGGTTCTCGCGCGTATCGGCGTGGGTTCGCGCCGTGACGTCGAGGCCTGGATCGGCCAGGGCCGGATCAAGGTCAATGGCGTCAATGCCACCCTTGGCCAGCGCGTCGACCTGCACGATGCGATTTCGGTCGACGGCCGCGTGATCAAGCGTGAAGAAGCCGCTGAAACCGTGCGCCGGGTGATCATGTACAACAAGCCCGACGGCGAGATCTGCACCCGTGACGACCCGGAAGGCCGTCCGACCGTGTTCGACCGTCTGCCACGGCCCAAAGAAGGCCGCTGGATCAACATCGGCCGCCTGGACATCAACACCACTGGCCTGCTGATGTTCACCACCGACGGTGAGCTGGCCAACCGCCTGATGCACCCGTCCTATGAAATGGACCGTGAGTACGCCGTACGTGTGCGTGGTGAAGTCGACGAAGACATGATTGCCCGCCTCAAGGCCGGTGTCGTCCTCGAAGACGGCCCGGCGCGTTTCACCGACATCCAGGAAGCCCCTGGCGGTGAAGGCTTCAACCATTGGTACCACTGCGTGGTGATGGAAGGCCGTAACCGTGAAGTGCGCCGCCTTTGGGAGTCCCAGGGCCTGGTGGTCAGCCGCCTCAAGCGCGTGCGTTTCGGTCCGGTGTTCCTCAACTCCGACCTGCCGATGGGCCGCTGGCGCGAAATGAGCCAGCAGGAAGTCGACATTCTTGCTGCCGAAGTGGGCCTGACGCCAGTGGCCATGCCGACGCTGAACCACAAGAGCAAGGACAAGCTCGAGCGCCTGCAGCGCAAATCCACCCGTCCTCTGGGTCGTGGCGAGCGCGTGCGCACCCTGCGCCCGGCGCAGGATGCCGCTACTGGTGAGCGTCCTGCACGCCAGCCGCGTACTGAGGGCGAGCGTCCAGCCCGTCAGCCGCGCGGCGATGAGCGTCCAGCTCGCCAGCCACGTGGTGAAGCACCACGCAAGGACAGTGGTCGTGGCAAAAGCACCGTTGCCGAGCGTCCGAGCGATATGAACAAGCGAGGCAAGCCAGCGCCCAAGCGCCCTGGCAGCACGCGCAACAAGCCGCGCCCGTAA
- a CDS encoding amino acid permease has protein sequence MSGQNTHSGELKRGLKNRHIQLIALGGAIGTGLFLGSAGVMKSAGPSMILGYAICGFIAFMIMRQLGEMIVEEPVAGSFSHFAHKYWGGFAGFLSGWNCWMLYILVGMSELTAVGKYVHYWWPEIPTWASAAAFFILINAINLANVKVFGEAEFWFAIIKVLAIVGMIALGSWMLVSGSGGPQASVSNLWEHGGFFPNGVSGLVMALAIIMFSFGGLEMLGFTAAEADKPKTVIPKAINQVIYRILIFYIGALVVLLSLTPWDSLVTSLDSAGGTYGASPFVQVFSLLGSDVAAHILNFVVLTAALSVYNSGTYCNARMLLGMAEQGDAPASLAKIDKRGVPVRSILASAAVTLVAVLLNYFMPQHALELLMSLVVATLVINWAMISYSHLKFRQHLNKTGQTALFKALWYPYGNYICLAFVVLILGIMLQIPGIQVSVYAMPVWLVVMWGCYALKTKRGPRPVDGATTVAK, from the coding sequence ATGAGTGGACAAAACACACATTCAGGCGAGCTGAAACGCGGTCTGAAAAATCGCCACATCCAGTTGATCGCCCTGGGCGGCGCAATTGGTACCGGGCTGTTCCTGGGTTCGGCCGGGGTGATGAAGTCGGCGGGCCCGTCGATGATTCTGGGCTACGCGATCTGTGGCTTCATTGCCTTCATGATCATGCGCCAGCTCGGCGAGATGATCGTCGAAGAGCCGGTAGCCGGCTCTTTCAGTCACTTTGCACACAAATACTGGGGCGGTTTCGCCGGCTTCCTGTCGGGCTGGAACTGCTGGATGCTGTACATCCTGGTCGGCATGTCGGAACTCACTGCAGTGGGCAAGTACGTGCATTACTGGTGGCCGGAGATCCCGACCTGGGCTTCGGCGGCAGCCTTCTTCATCCTGATCAACGCAATCAACCTGGCCAACGTCAAAGTGTTTGGCGAGGCTGAGTTCTGGTTCGCGATCATCAAGGTCCTGGCCATCGTCGGCATGATCGCCCTGGGCAGCTGGATGCTGGTCAGTGGCAGCGGCGGCCCGCAAGCCTCGGTGAGCAACCTGTGGGAACACGGTGGTTTCTTCCCCAATGGCGTCAGTGGCCTGGTGATGGCTCTGGCGATCATCATGTTCTCCTTTGGTGGCCTGGAAATGCTCGGTTTCACTGCCGCTGAAGCCGACAAGCCGAAGACCGTGATCCCCAAGGCGATCAATCAGGTCATCTACCGCATCCTGATTTTCTACATCGGCGCCTTGGTGGTACTGCTGTCGCTGACCCCGTGGGACAGTCTGGTCACCAGCCTGGATTCGGCCGGTGGCACCTATGGTGCGAGCCCGTTCGTCCAGGTGTTCTCGCTGCTCGGTAGCGACGTTGCCGCGCACATCCTCAACTTCGTGGTACTGACCGCGGCGCTGTCGGTGTACAACAGCGGTACCTACTGCAACGCCCGCATGCTCCTGGGTATGGCCGAACAGGGTGATGCACCGGCTAGCCTGGCGAAGATCGACAAGCGCGGTGTACCGGTGCGTTCGATCCTGGCCTCGGCGGCGGTCACCCTGGTGGCGGTGTTGCTCAACTACTTCATGCCGCAGCACGCCCTGGAGCTGCTGATGTCGCTGGTGGTCGCTACCCTGGTGATCAACTGGGCGATGATCAGCTACTCGCACCTGAAGTTCCGCCAGCACCTGAACAAGACCGGCCAGACCGCGCTGTTCAAGGCATTGTGGTACCCCTATGGCAACTACATCTGCCTGGCATTCGTGGTGCTGATCCTGGGCATCATGCTGCAGATCCCGGGCATTCAGGTATCGGTCTATGCCATGCCGGTGTGGCTGGTGGTGATGTGGGGCTGCTATGCGCTCAAGACCAAGCGTGGCCCTCGCCCTGTAGACGGTGCTACGACTGTGGCCAAGTAA
- the arfB gene encoding alternative ribosome rescue aminoacyl-tRNA hydrolase ArfB translates to MLIISSSVQIPDHEIELTAIRAQGAGGQNVNKVSSAMHLRFDSQASSLPAFYKERLLALRDARITRDGVIIIKAQQYRTQEQNRADALERLRELILAATKVEKARRPTRPTLGSKTRRLDTKSKRGAVKAGRGKIDY, encoded by the coding sequence ATGCTGATCATTTCCAGTTCCGTACAGATTCCCGACCATGAAATCGAGCTGACCGCCATCCGCGCCCAGGGTGCTGGCGGGCAGAATGTCAATAAGGTCTCCAGTGCCATGCACCTGCGCTTCGATTCGCAGGCCTCGTCCTTGCCTGCGTTCTACAAGGAACGGCTGCTGGCCTTGCGCGATGCGCGTATCACCCGTGACGGGGTGATCATCATCAAAGCCCAGCAATACCGGACTCAGGAGCAGAATCGCGCTGATGCCCTGGAGCGGTTGCGCGAGCTGATTCTTGCCGCGACCAAGGTCGAGAAGGCGCGGCGCCCGACTCGCCCGACCCTGGGTTCGAAAACCCGGCGCCTGGACACCAAGAGCAAGCGTGGGGCGGTCAAGGCCGGGCGTGGCAAAATCGATTACTGA
- a CDS encoding MFS transporter, giving the protein MPDSPRPLAVTQQIVSIVLFTFIGYLNIGIPLAVLPGFVHNDLGFGVVLAGLVISVQYLATLLSRPYASRIIDNLGSKRAVIYGLAGCGLSGVFMLLAAWWQHAPWLSLISLLIGRLVLGSAESLVGSGSIGWGIGRVGAQHTAKVISWNGIASYGALAIGAPLGVELVQRFGLWSMGACIVLLCLLGLALAWPKTAAPVVSGERLPFLHVLGRVFGHGAGLALGSIGFGTIATFITLYYASHSWNNAALCLSLFGACFIGARLLFGNLINRIGGYRVAIACLAVETLGLLLLWQAPSAELALAGAALSGFGFSLVFPALGVEAVNLVSASNRGAAVGAYSLFIDLSLGITGPLAGAIAAGFGFASIFVFAAGASCCGLLLSLYLYRQARLHPPRHLPQ; this is encoded by the coding sequence ATGCCTGACTCACCGCGCCCCCTTGCGGTCACCCAGCAAATCGTTTCCATCGTCCTGTTTACCTTCATTGGCTACCTGAACATCGGCATTCCTTTGGCCGTGCTGCCCGGTTTTGTGCATAACGACCTTGGCTTCGGTGTCGTGCTCGCAGGCTTGGTGATCAGCGTGCAGTATTTGGCCACCCTGCTCAGCCGACCCTATGCCAGCCGCATCATCGACAACCTCGGCAGCAAGCGTGCGGTAATCTACGGCCTCGCCGGCTGCGGTTTGAGCGGTGTATTCATGCTGCTGGCAGCCTGGTGGCAGCACGCTCCCTGGCTCAGCCTGATCAGCTTACTGATCGGCCGCTTGGTGCTAGGCAGCGCCGAAAGCCTGGTCGGTTCCGGCTCGATCGGCTGGGGCATCGGCCGAGTGGGTGCGCAACATACCGCCAAGGTGATTTCCTGGAACGGCATCGCCAGTTATGGCGCACTGGCCATCGGCGCCCCCTTGGGCGTGGAGCTGGTGCAGCGGTTCGGCTTGTGGAGCATGGGCGCCTGTATTGTGCTGTTGTGCCTGCTCGGCCTGGCCCTCGCGTGGCCGAAAACCGCTGCCCCCGTTGTGAGCGGCGAACGCCTGCCCTTCCTGCATGTGCTCGGTCGTGTGTTCGGCCATGGCGCAGGGCTGGCCCTGGGTTCGATCGGTTTTGGCACCATCGCCACCTTCATCACCCTGTACTACGCCAGCCATAGCTGGAACAACGCCGCGCTATGCCTGAGCCTGTTCGGCGCCTGTTTCATTGGTGCGCGACTGCTGTTCGGCAACCTGATCAATCGCATCGGCGGGTACCGGGTAGCCATCGCCTGCCTGGCGGTGGAAACCCTCGGCCTGCTCCTGCTCTGGCAGGCACCGAGCGCCGAGCTGGCCCTGGCCGGTGCGGCGCTGAGTGGCTTCGGGTTTTCCCTGGTGTTTCCGGCACTGGGAGTCGAGGCAGTCAACCTGGTGTCAGCCTCCAACCGCGGCGCCGCGGTGGGCGCTTACTCTCTGTTCATCGATCTGTCGCTGGGTATCACCGGGCCGCTGGCAGGGGCGATTGCCGCCGGCTTCGGTTTTGCTTCGATCTTTGTATTCGCCGCCGGCGCTTCATGCTGCGGCCTGCTCCTGAGCCTGTACCTGTATCGCCAGGCCCGCCTGCATCCACCACGGCACTTGCCTCAGTAA
- a CDS encoding amino acid aminotransferase, protein MHFGAIERVPGDPILGLMEAYAKDSNPNKFDLGVGVFKDAQGLTPIPAAVKQAEQRLLDQQTSKSYVGGHGDAAFGRLISELVLGSDSSLLSNKRAGATQTPGGTGALRLAAEFIAHCLPGRGIWLSDPTWPIHETIFAGAGLNVRHYPYVGADNRLNVAGMLAALEAAPKGDVVLLHACCHNPTGFDLSQDDWRAVLEVVRRRELLPLIDFAYQGFGDGLEEDAWAVRLFAAELPELLITSSCSKNFGLYRDRTGALLVCSHDAEKLVDVRSQLALLARNLWSTPPDHGAAVVAQILGDADLKRLWIEEVDAMRQRIAELRVGLVHALAPHGLSERFAHIAEQRGMFSYTGLSPEQVKHLRVRHSVYMVGTGRANIAGADAARLEALAAAIADVCR, encoded by the coding sequence ATGCACTTCGGCGCCATCGAGCGCGTCCCGGGCGATCCGATCCTCGGGCTGATGGAGGCCTATGCCAAAGACAGCAACCCGAACAAGTTCGACCTCGGTGTCGGCGTGTTCAAGGATGCCCAGGGCCTGACGCCAATCCCCGCGGCGGTCAAGCAGGCCGAGCAACGCCTGCTCGACCAGCAGACTAGCAAGAGCTACGTCGGCGGCCATGGCGATGCAGCCTTTGGCCGACTGATCAGCGAACTGGTGCTGGGCAGCGATTCGTCGCTGCTGAGCAACAAGCGCGCCGGTGCCACCCAGACCCCGGGCGGTACCGGGGCCCTGCGCCTGGCGGCGGAGTTCATCGCCCATTGCCTGCCCGGTCGCGGTATCTGGCTCAGCGACCCGACCTGGCCGATCCACGAAACCATCTTTGCCGGTGCCGGCCTGAATGTGCGCCACTACCCCTACGTCGGCGCAGACAACCGCCTGAACGTCGCTGGCATGCTCGCGGCCCTGGAAGCGGCACCCAAGGGTGATGTGGTCCTGCTGCACGCCTGCTGCCACAACCCGACCGGCTTCGACCTGAGCCAGGATGACTGGCGCGCCGTGCTGGAAGTAGTACGCCGTCGCGAGCTGCTGCCGCTGATCGACTTTGCCTACCAGGGTTTCGGCGACGGCCTGGAAGAAGACGCCTGGGCGGTACGGCTGTTCGCCGCCGAACTGCCCGAGCTGCTGATCACCAGTTCCTGCTCGAAGAACTTCGGCCTCTACCGTGACCGCACCGGCGCTCTGCTGGTGTGCAGCCATGATGCCGAGAAGCTGGTGGATGTACGCAGCCAGCTGGCCCTGCTGGCCCGCAACCTGTGGTCGACGCCACCGGACCATGGCGCGGCAGTGGTGGCGCAGATCCTCGGCGACGCTGACCTCAAGCGCCTGTGGATCGAGGAAGTCGATGCCATGCGCCAGCGCATTGCCGAGCTGCGGGTGGGCCTGGTGCACGCCTTGGCACCCCACGGCCTGAGCGAGCGGTTCGCGCACATTGCCGAGCAACGTGGAATGTTCTCCTACACCGGCTTGTCGCCGGAACAGGTCAAGCACCTACGCGTGCGGCACAGTGTGTACATGGTCGGTACCGGCCGGGCGAACATCGCCGGCGCCGATGCGGCACGCCTTGAGGCACTGGCTGCGGCGATCGCTGACGTCTGTCGCTAA
- a CDS encoding 4a-hydroxytetrahydrobiopterin dehydratase, with amino-acid sequence MNALNQAHCEACRADAPQVSDEELPVLIKQIPDWNIEVRDGIMQLEKVFLFKNFKHALAFTNAVGEISEAEGHHPGLLTEWGKVTVTWWSHSIKGLHRNDFIMAARTDEVAATAEGRK; translated from the coding sequence ATGAACGCCTTGAACCAAGCCCATTGCGAAGCCTGCCGTGCCGATGCCCCACAGGTCAGCGACGAAGAACTGCCGGTACTGATCAAGCAGATCCCGGATTGGAACATCGAAGTCCGTGACGGCATCATGCAGTTGGAAAAAGTCTTCCTGTTCAAGAACTTCAAGCACGCCCTGGCCTTCACCAACGCCGTCGGCGAAATCTCCGAAGCCGAAGGTCATCACCCAGGCCTGCTGACCGAATGGGGCAAAGTCACCGTGACCTGGTGGAGCCACTCGATCAAGGGCCTGCACCGCAACGACTTCATCATGGCCGCGCGCACCGACGAGGTCGCTGCAACCGCCGAAGGTCGCAAGTAA
- the phhA gene encoding phenylalanine 4-monooxygenase, producing MKQTQYVAREPDAQGFINYPQQEHAVWNTLITRQLKVIEGRACQEYLDGIEQLGLPHDRIPQLGEINKVLGATTGWQVARVPALIPFQTFFELLASKRFPVATFIRTEDELDYLQEPDIFHEIFGHCPLLTNPWFAEFTHTYGKLGLQASKEERVYLARLYWMTIEFGLVDTPQGRKIYGGGILSSPKETVYSLSAEPEHQAFDPLEAMRTPYRIDILQPVYFALPSLKRLFDLAHEDIMGMVHTAMKMGLHAPKFPPKVAA from the coding sequence ATGAAACAGACGCAATACGTGGCTCGCGAGCCCGATGCGCAGGGTTTTATCAACTACCCGCAACAGGAACACGCGGTGTGGAACACCCTGATTACCCGTCAACTGAAGGTGATCGAAGGCCGTGCGTGCCAGGAATACCTGGACGGCATCGAACAGCTGGGCCTGCCGCATGACCGTATTCCGCAGCTGGGTGAAATCAACAAGGTGCTGGGCGCCACCACCGGCTGGCAAGTTGCCCGTGTACCTGCACTGATCCCCTTCCAGACCTTTTTCGAACTGCTGGCCAGCAAGCGCTTTCCGGTGGCGACCTTCATTCGCACAGAAGATGAGCTCGACTACCTGCAAGAGCCGGACATTTTCCACGAGATCTTCGGCCACTGCCCGCTGCTGACCAACCCCTGGTTTGCCGAGTTCACCCACACCTATGGCAAGCTTGGCCTGCAGGCAAGCAAGGAAGAGCGCGTGTACCTGGCCCGCCTGTACTGGATGACCATCGAATTTGGCCTGGTCGACACCCCCCAGGGCCGCAAGATCTATGGCGGCGGCATCCTGTCCTCGCCCAAAGAGACCGTCTACAGCCTGTCCGCCGAACCCGAGCACCAGGCCTTCGACCCGCTCGAAGCCATGCGCACACCGTATCGTATCGACATCCTGCAACCTGTGTACTTTGCCCTGCCGAGCCTCAAGCGCCTGTTCGACCTGGCCCACGAAGACATCATGGGCATGGTCCACACGGCGATGAAGATGGGCCTGCACGCGCCAAAATTCCCACCCAAGGTCGCCGCCTGA
- a CDS encoding sigma-54-dependent transcriptional regulator, protein MRIKVHCQNRIGILRDILNLLVEYGINVARGEVGGEHGNAIYLHCPNLINLQFQALRPKFESIAGVFGVKRVGLMPSERRHMELNALLGALDFPVLSIDMGGSIVAANRAAAQLLGVRVDEVPGIPLSRYAEDFDLPELVRANKSRINGLRVKVKGDVFLADIAPLQSEHDDSEALAGAVLTLHRADRIGERIYNVRKQELRGFDSIFQSSRVMAGVVREARRMAPLDAPLLIEGETGTGKELLARACHLASPRGQAPLMALNCAGLPESMAETELFGYGPGAFEGARAEGKLGLLELTAGGTLFLDGVGEMSPRLQVKLLRFLQDGCFRRVGSDEEVYLDVRVICATQVDLSELCARGEFRQDLYHRLNVLSLHIPPLRECLDGLSPLVEHFLDQASRQIGCPLPRLAPAAMERLSQYHWPGNVRQLENVLFQAVSLCDGGVVKSEHIRLPDYGGRQPLGEFSLEGDLGQIVGRFEKAVLERLLSEFPSSRALGKRLGVSHTTIANKLREHAVGKSD, encoded by the coding sequence ATGCGTATTAAAGTGCATTGCCAGAACCGCATCGGCATCCTGCGCGACATTCTCAACCTGCTGGTGGAATACGGCATCAACGTCGCCCGCGGTGAGGTCGGTGGTGAGCATGGCAACGCCATTTATCTGCACTGTCCGAACCTGATCAATCTGCAGTTCCAGGCGCTGCGGCCCAAGTTCGAGTCGATCGCCGGGGTGTTTGGGGTCAAGCGCGTTGGCCTGATGCCCAGCGAGCGTCGGCACATGGAGCTCAATGCCTTGCTCGGCGCCCTGGATTTCCCGGTGCTGTCGATCGACATGGGCGGTTCCATCGTTGCCGCCAACCGTGCGGCGGCGCAGTTGCTCGGGGTGCGGGTCGACGAGGTGCCGGGCATTCCGCTGTCGCGGTATGCCGAGGACTTTGACCTGCCGGAGTTGGTACGGGCCAACAAGTCGCGAATCAATGGGCTGCGGGTCAAGGTTAAGGGCGATGTCTTTCTTGCCGACATTGCGCCATTGCAGTCCGAGCATGATGACAGCGAGGCGCTCGCCGGCGCAGTGTTGACCCTGCACCGCGCTGACCGCATCGGTGAGCGTATCTACAATGTGCGCAAGCAGGAGCTGCGTGGTTTCGACAGTATCTTCCAGAGCTCGCGGGTCATGGCTGGCGTAGTGCGTGAAGCACGACGCATGGCGCCGCTGGATGCGCCGTTGCTGATCGAGGGCGAGACCGGCACCGGCAAAGAGTTGTTGGCCCGTGCCTGTCACCTGGCCAGCCCGCGCGGTCAGGCGCCATTGATGGCGCTCAACTGTGCCGGCTTGCCCGAGTCCATGGCCGAGACCGAATTGTTCGGATACGGCCCGGGAGCCTTTGAGGGCGCGCGGGCCGAGGGCAAGTTGGGGCTGTTGGAGCTGACGGCTGGCGGTACCCTGTTTCTCGACGGCGTCGGTGAGATGAGCCCGCGTCTGCAGGTGAAACTACTGCGCTTTTTGCAGGACGGCTGTTTCCGTCGTGTAGGCAGTGATGAGGAGGTGTACCTGGATGTGCGGGTGATCTGTGCGACCCAGGTCGATCTGTCCGAGCTGTGCGCGCGTGGCGAGTTCCGCCAGGATCTCTACCATCGCCTCAATGTGCTGTCACTGCACATTCCGCCGTTGCGTGAGTGCCTGGATGGCCTGTCACCGCTGGTCGAGCACTTTCTCGACCAGGCCAGCCGACAGATTGGTTGCCCGTTGCCCCGGCTTGCACCCGCTGCCATGGAGCGCTTGAGCCAATACCACTGGCCAGGCAATGTGCGCCAACTGGAAAACGTGCTGTTCCAGGCGGTGTCGTTGTGCGACGGCGGGGTGGTCAAGAGCGAACATATTCGCTTGCCGGATTACGGCGGTCGGCAGCCGCTGGGCGAGTTTTCCCTTGAAGGCGATCTGGGGCAAATAGTCGGGCGTTTCGAGAAGGCGGTTTTGGAGCGCCTGTTAAGCGAATTCCCAAGTAGCCGGGCGCTGGGTAAACGCCTGGGGGTTTCCCATACCACCATTGCCAACAAGTTACGTGAACATGCAGTCGGAAAATCGGATTAG
- a CDS encoding DUF2790 domain-containing protein, whose amino-acid sequence MKALLVLALGSLCSVAMADEVANGGAEQIPVEQYSYSQHLDIAKVISMSEVPNVCEVVPARMTYEDSQGKRHVLEYRVMGNGCSNG is encoded by the coding sequence ATGAAAGCTTTACTGGTATTGGCACTGGGTAGTCTTTGCAGCGTGGCCATGGCCGACGAAGTTGCAAATGGCGGCGCCGAGCAGATCCCGGTTGAACAGTACAGTTACTCGCAGCACCTGGACATCGCCAAAGTCATTTCCATGAGCGAAGTGCCGAATGTCTGCGAAGTGGTGCCGGCGCGCATGACCTACGAAGATTCTCAGGGCAAGCGCCACGTTCTCGAGTACCGGGTCATGGGTAACGGTTGCTCGAACGGTTGA